Proteins encoded by one window of Blastocatellia bacterium:
- a CDS encoding Rrf2 family transcriptional regulator: protein MQLTRAADYGVRVMIHLASLPKGARVKRDELAEAAGVPESFMSKVLQRLVRARLIFSRRGTQGGFQLGVASENVSLLDVVEAIEGPIELNLCLISKDSCERALWCPAHSVWAEAQAALVNVLKSASLAKLAAEAAARRAMVERHGHDPLSQAHGNQICRDDNWQR from the coding sequence ATGCAGTTGACACGTGCCGCCGATTATGGGGTGAGAGTGATGATTCACTTAGCCAGTCTCCCCAAGGGCGCGCGAGTGAAGCGCGACGAATTGGCTGAGGCGGCAGGTGTGCCTGAGAGCTTTATGTCAAAGGTGCTGCAACGATTGGTCAGAGCGCGATTGATTTTTTCTCGCCGGGGAACACAAGGAGGGTTCCAGTTAGGCGTTGCCAGCGAGAACGTCTCACTGCTCGATGTGGTCGAAGCGATCGAAGGGCCTATTGAACTGAACCTGTGCCTCATCTCAAAGGACTCCTGCGAGCGCGCCCTGTGGTGTCCGGCGCACTCGGTATGGGCGGAGGCGCAGGCGGCTCTGGTCAATGTCCTGAAGAGCGCCTCGTTGGCCAAGCTGGCCGCTGAGGCAGCGGCGCGCCGGGCAATGGTTGAGCGGCACGGTCATGACCCGTTGAGTCAGGCTCATGGCAATCAGATATGTCGTGATGATAACTGGCAGAGATGA
- a CDS encoding Rieske (2Fe-2S) protein, translating to MSMTKKAIHKPTAAEDELTTRRRFLTWLSGVGLVGSAIISIFSNLIFIKPRATYGEPNRFPIGRPEEFPPGTRISIDDKRVCIVREGNRLAAISTTCTHLGCIVAASETGFACPCHGSRFDQDGNVTGGPAPKPLPWYQVNLAPNGELEVDKDTEVPPGTYITV from the coding sequence ATGAGCATGACCAAGAAAGCGATTCATAAACCAACCGCCGCTGAAGACGAGCTCACCACGCGTCGCCGGTTTTTGACGTGGCTCAGTGGCGTCGGACTGGTTGGGTCAGCAATCATCAGCATTTTTTCAAATCTCATCTTCATCAAGCCGCGAGCCACCTACGGCGAGCCGAACCGATTTCCGATCGGCAGGCCGGAAGAGTTCCCGCCCGGCACGCGCATCTCGATTGATGACAAGCGCGTTTGTATCGTGCGCGAAGGCAACCGGCTGGCGGCGATTTCCACGACGTGCACACATCTGGGGTGCATCGTGGCTGCCTCAGAGACGGGCTTTGCCTGTCCTTGCCATGGGTCGCGCTTCGATCAAGATGGCAACGTGACAGGTGGACCCGCGCCCAAGCCGTTGCCCTGGTATCAAGTCAACCTTGCGCCCAACGGCGAGCTGGAAGTTGATAAAGACACAGAAGTGCCACCGGGAACTTACATCACAGTTTGA
- a CDS encoding cytochrome b N-terminal domain-containing protein, protein MVQRVRRNGLFGVLKDLPRNIWDSIFRHPLPSSDLGRAQTSFTNFFLHIHPVKVHRHTLRPTYTFGLGLISFFLFLILTVTGILLMFYYVPSTTQAYDRMLDLRGSVAFGTFLRNMHRWSAHGMVAAVFLHMCRVFFTGSYQSPREFNWVIGVLLFLVTLFMSFTGYLLPWDQLAFWAITVGTSIAAYAPVFGQEIRFLLLGDNTVGQEALLRFYVLHVAVLPLILSLLVAVHFWRIRKDGGLSRPPEADTELFESQAQTDEPVREIEPASATLAAGVGAPVGDTTTGMMGVVKRRYGIQGLVRGPFTTIGNVPDNSVFSWPHLFMAELFVFVLTVAGVLVVSFFFAAPLEEPVNVQHPPNPAKAPWYFLGLQEMVSYSAFWGGVGIPTIEVLILLLVPYIDRRVRGVGRWFARERLLPNTLFLIFALTNVILIIIGTFFRGPNWEFVSPW, encoded by the coding sequence ATGGTTCAGAGAGTTCGTCGCAACGGTCTCTTTGGTGTGCTGAAGGATTTGCCCCGCAACATCTGGGACTCGATCTTTCGTCATCCGCTGCCATCATCTGATTTGGGACGCGCACAAACGAGCTTCACCAATTTCTTTTTGCACATCCATCCTGTCAAGGTTCATCGGCACACACTCCGTCCGACCTACACCTTCGGACTTGGACTGATCTCTTTCTTCTTGTTCTTGATTTTGACGGTGACCGGCATTCTGCTGATGTTCTATTACGTGCCGTCAACCACGCAGGCGTATGACCGGATGCTGGATTTGCGCGGTTCGGTAGCGTTTGGCACGTTCTTGCGCAATATGCACCGCTGGTCGGCTCATGGGATGGTAGCGGCCGTCTTCCTGCACATGTGCCGTGTATTCTTCACCGGGTCCTATCAGTCGCCGCGCGAGTTCAACTGGGTCATCGGGGTGCTCCTCTTCCTCGTGACGTTGTTCATGAGTTTCACTGGCTACTTGTTGCCGTGGGACCAACTGGCGTTCTGGGCCATCACGGTGGGCACGTCCATTGCTGCCTACGCGCCCGTGTTCGGCCAGGAGATCAGATTCCTGTTGCTTGGCGACAACACGGTTGGTCAGGAGGCGCTGCTACGGTTCTACGTCTTGCATGTGGCGGTGCTGCCATTGATCCTCAGTTTGCTGGTGGCTGTTCACTTCTGGCGCATTCGTAAAGATGGCGGCCTCTCCCGCCCGCCGGAGGCTGACACCGAATTGTTTGAGTCGCAAGCACAGACTGATGAACCCGTCAGGGAGATTGAGCCGGCGTCGGCGACGTTGGCCGCCGGCGTGGGCGCACCGGTAGGCGACACCACGACCGGGATGATGGGCGTCGTCAAGCGACGCTATGGTATCCAAGGGTTGGTACGCGGCCCCTTCACCACGATTGGCAACGTGCCGGACAATTCGGTATTCAGTTGGCCGCATCTGTTCATGGCTGAATTGTTCGTCTTCGTCTTGACGGTGGCGGGCGTGCTGGTCGTCTCGTTTTTCTTCGCCGCGCCGTTGGAAGAGCCGGTTAATGTGCAGCACCCGCCGAACCCGGCCAAAGCGCCGTGGTACTTTCTCGGCCTGCAAGAGATGGTCAGCTACTCAGCTTTCTGGGGCGGCGTGGGAATTCCAACCATCGAGGTGCTGATCTTGTTGTTGGTTCCCTACATTGATCGTCGCGTGCGCGGCGTGGGTCGCTGGTTTGCCCGCGAGCGGTTGTTACCGAACACGTTGTTTCTGATCTTTGCTCTGACCAATGTGATCCTGATCATCATTGGCACATTCTTCCGGGGGCCAAATTGGGAATTTGTTTCCCCCTGGTGA
- a CDS encoding c-type cytochrome codes for MRVALAISSFVALIIHGIVFYDQFFHQWEDHQTAYFEQARGLATKDAERAALEGRRPRIEQIIVTQFGEARVDRCTTCHIAIDDPRFKAHAEPLRTHPNSEALGDTFVNGRWERRHKFSDFGCTVCHDGQGRGLETFYAHGEDHFWPEPLLGYTTQETWRAEFKPKLLGKEFMQANCAQCHTEENFKSTPLVSRGRQLFFEKNCYGCHRIEGMSTGTLGPDLTEVGKKFKLDYLWESIVEPRANSAVSSMPKFNLSDEDVKSLVVFLKSRRGMNFAETSLERYRARIRESKVEPATQPTTEVAGVSAAARGERLINERACAACHKIGDRDGGIAPDLSFEGLLRDESWLMDHFRDPRSRVPDSIMPAFGFSDSEFLSMTQYLKSLTTPPPTATPAEAYKNLCARCHGEKGDGHGLIALYLDPYPRDLTKVAFMNSKPEERFIMSIKEGVPGTSMPAWGKVLNDAQIRDLLNYIWQTFVREPRRELKARNVPAHNPVAMSGESVARGERIYLQRCTGCHGRKADGKGPNSLDILPRPRNLRNRDFINSVSDRRLFDAIMYGVQGTAMPPWIDYGLSQNDVGDLVNYLRSLNQTN; via the coding sequence ATGCGAGTGGCGCTGGCCATTTCGAGTTTTGTCGCTTTGATCATACATGGAATTGTCTTTTATGACCAATTCTTTCACCAGTGGGAAGACCACCAGACGGCCTACTTTGAGCAAGCGCGTGGGCTAGCTACGAAGGATGCCGAACGCGCGGCGCTGGAAGGGCGTCGCCCACGCATTGAACAAATCATCGTCACGCAATTCGGCGAAGCGCGTGTAGACCGGTGTACCACGTGCCATATCGCGATAGATGACCCGCGATTCAAAGCTCATGCCGAGCCGTTGCGCACGCACCCTAATTCGGAGGCGCTGGGAGACACGTTTGTCAATGGCCGTTGGGAGCGGCGACACAAGTTTTCTGATTTCGGCTGCACGGTCTGTCACGATGGGCAAGGGCGTGGGCTGGAAACATTCTATGCGCATGGCGAGGATCACTTCTGGCCAGAACCGCTGCTGGGCTACACGACGCAAGAGACGTGGCGAGCGGAGTTCAAACCGAAGCTCCTCGGCAAAGAGTTCATGCAAGCCAATTGTGCCCAGTGCCACACCGAAGAAAATTTCAAGAGCACGCCTCTGGTCTCGCGTGGTCGGCAGCTCTTCTTTGAAAAGAATTGCTACGGCTGCCATCGCATCGAAGGGATGTCCACGGGCACACTCGGACCCGATTTAACGGAAGTCGGCAAAAAGTTCAAGCTCGATTATCTGTGGGAATCTATCGTCGAGCCACGCGCCAATAGCGCCGTCTCTTCTATGCCGAAGTTTAACCTGAGCGACGAGGACGTTAAATCGCTCGTCGTGTTCCTCAAGAGCCGGCGCGGGATGAACTTTGCTGAAACGTCGCTCGAGCGGTATCGCGCACGAATACGAGAGAGCAAGGTCGAGCCGGCCACCCAACCCACAACCGAAGTGGCCGGTGTGAGCGCGGCCGCCCGTGGCGAGCGGCTGATCAATGAGCGCGCGTGCGCCGCCTGCCACAAGATTGGCGATCGTGACGGCGGGATCGCGCCCGATCTTTCGTTTGAAGGTCTGCTCAGAGACGAGTCGTGGCTGATGGATCACTTCCGCGATCCGCGCTCGCGTGTGCCGGATTCGATCATGCCGGCGTTCGGGTTCTCCGATAGCGAATTCCTTTCGATGACACAATACCTGAAGAGCCTGACAACGCCGCCGCCGACGGCGACGCCCGCCGAGGCATATAAAAATCTCTGCGCACGCTGCCACGGCGAGAAAGGCGATGGGCACGGCCTGATCGCTCTCTATCTGGACCCATACCCGCGCGATTTGACCAAGGTCGCCTTCATGAATAGCAAGCCAGAAGAGCGATTCATCATGTCCATCAAAGAAGGTGTGCCTGGCACGTCCATGCCGGCATGGGGGAAAGTGCTTAACGACGCGCAGATTCGCGACCTGCTCAATTACATTTGGCAAACCTTCGTGCGCGAGCCGCGCCGGGAGCTGAAAGCGCGGAACGTGCCGGCGCACAATCCGGTCGCGATGAGCGGCGAATCGGTCGCGCGCGGTGAGCGAATCTACTTGCAGCGGTGCACAGGGTGCCACGGGCGGAAAGCTGATGGCAAGGGGCCAAATTCACTGGACATCCTGCCCCGCCCACGCAATCTGCGCAACCGCGATTTCATCAATAGCGTCAGTGATCGCCGATTGTTCGACGCCATCATGTACGGCGTGCAAGGAACCGCCATGCCGCCGTGGATTGACTATGGGCTGTCGCAAAACGATGTCGGCGACCTGGTCAATTATCTCAGAAGTTTGAATCAAACCAATTAG
- a CDS encoding cbb3-type cytochrome c oxidase subunit I translates to MQTEKELQAEREAAISRMHEDTTAKFFLVSSITYFFIVGIVAITIAAKFVWPQLLGTVAPLSYGRLRALHVNGMLFGWLLAASMGLTYYVVPRLCGVKLWSEKLGVATAVLWNVIVLGAVVSMLAGWNQGLEYAELPLPLDVLVVIAWVMFGVNIFATVAARKYQQMYVTIWYVMGCILWTAFVYLTGNFAVLFTTGVNQANLNWMYVHNAVGLIFTPIGLALAYYFIPKASNTPLFSHKLSMIGFWSLAFVYVWTGAHHMLHGPISQWLQTIAIVFSVMLLIPVWAVVYNFFATMKGQWHQLRDNVPLKFLMSGVVFYLLTCFQGPMHSLRSVNAIVSKTDWIPGHAHMAVLGAFSFFAIAGSYYIVPRMFKTKLHSDALANWSFWLFLIGGLGFFVTLWLGGFWQGWQWNNPAIPFIDTVVALKPVWTVRFFSGVLMFLGIVTFAYNILATMVGAKPAKAAAA, encoded by the coding sequence ATGCAGACAGAGAAAGAACTCCAAGCTGAAAGAGAAGCCGCCATCTCTCGCATGCATGAGGACACCACCGCCAAATTTTTTCTCGTGAGCTCTATCACATACTTTTTCATCGTCGGCATCGTGGCCATCACGATTGCGGCCAAATTCGTCTGGCCGCAACTGCTCGGGACAGTCGCGCCGTTGTCGTATGGTCGGTTGCGCGCGCTGCATGTCAACGGGATGCTCTTTGGCTGGCTGCTCGCGGCCAGCATGGGCTTGACGTACTACGTTGTGCCACGACTGTGCGGCGTCAAATTGTGGAGTGAAAAGCTCGGCGTAGCAACCGCCGTGCTGTGGAATGTGATCGTACTGGGCGCCGTCGTCTCGATGCTGGCCGGGTGGAACCAGGGATTGGAGTATGCTGAGCTGCCGCTGCCACTCGATGTGCTGGTGGTGATTGCTTGGGTGATGTTCGGCGTGAACATCTTTGCCACGGTTGCGGCGCGGAAATATCAGCAGATGTACGTGACCATCTGGTACGTAATGGGCTGCATCTTGTGGACGGCGTTTGTTTACCTGACAGGCAACTTCGCGGTGCTGTTCACCACCGGCGTGAATCAAGCGAATTTGAATTGGATGTACGTGCACAACGCTGTCGGGTTGATCTTCACACCGATCGGCTTGGCGCTGGCTTACTACTTCATCCCGAAAGCATCGAACACGCCGCTGTTCAGTCACAAGCTTTCGATGATCGGCTTCTGGTCGCTGGCGTTCGTCTACGTGTGGACCGGCGCGCACCACATGCTCCATGGGCCGATCTCGCAGTGGCTGCAGACGATTGCCATTGTCTTCTCGGTCATGCTGCTGATTCCTGTGTGGGCTGTGGTTTATAACTTCTTCGCCACGATGAAGGGGCAGTGGCATCAACTGCGCGATAATGTGCCGCTGAAGTTCCTCATGTCGGGTGTCGTGTTCTACCTGCTCACCTGTTTCCAAGGGCCGATGCACAGTTTGCGCTCGGTCAACGCCATAGTTTCTAAGACCGATTGGATTCCCGGTCACGCGCACATGGCGGTGCTCGGCGCCTTCTCGTTCTTTGCCATTGCCGGCAGCTATTACATCGTCCCACGCATGTTCAAAACAAAGCTGCATTCGGACGCGCTGGCCAATTGGAGTTTTTGGTTGTTCCTGATCGGTGGATTAGGATTTTTCGTGACGCTCTGGCTGGGTGGCTTCTGGCAAGGCTGGCAGTGGAACAATCCGGCGATTCCGTTCATTGATACAGTAGTGGCGTTGAAACCGGTGTGGACGGTGCGCTTCTTCTCCGGCGTGTTGATGTTCCTCGGTATCGTCACCTTTGCTTACAACATCCTGGCCACGATGGTTGGCGCGAAGCCAGCGAAAGCAGCGGCCGCATGA
- a CDS encoding cbb3-type cytochrome c oxidase subunit II, which produces MLRKADFSAVALVAGALILFFIGGLLTTVVPPLVDKSWAKPFENADPSRGPTGKLRPLTEQELKGRAIYIREGCWYCHTQQTRTLLADTKRSGWRGVDSPISTPDEFVYDNPHLFGTKRTGPDLSRVGGKYDTQWHRTHFRNPRDLVPGSIMPPYPWIANNEEEFQAIVAYLQSLGRAKQWRPENDYEK; this is translated from the coding sequence ATGTTGCGAAAAGCCGATTTCAGTGCTGTGGCGCTCGTCGCGGGCGCCCTGATTCTGTTTTTCATTGGTGGACTGCTGACGACCGTGGTTCCACCGCTGGTGGATAAGAGTTGGGCTAAGCCATTTGAAAATGCCGATCCGAGCCGCGGACCAACGGGCAAGCTCCGACCACTGACCGAACAAGAGCTGAAAGGCCGCGCCATCTACATCCGTGAAGGCTGCTGGTACTGCCACACACAACAGACGCGCACGTTGCTCGCCGACACGAAACGATCGGGTTGGAGAGGTGTGGACTCGCCCATCTCAACGCCCGATGAGTTCGTGTACGACAACCCGCACCTGTTCGGCACCAAACGCACCGGCCCAGACCTATCGCGCGTTGGTGGCAAGTACGACACGCAGTGGCATCGGACGCACTTCCGCAATCCGCGTGATTTGGTGCCTGGCTCGATCATGCCGCCATATCCTTGGATCGCCAACAACGAAGAAGAGTTTCAAGCGATTGTAGCGTACTTGCAATCGCTCGGTCGCGCCAAGCAGTGGCGGCCCGAGAACGATTATGAGAAATAG
- a CDS encoding cbb3-type cytochrome oxidase assembly protein CcoS translates to MRDYVYPSIFFAYFFFALLLIGAIIFFLRSFKDGYWGPDGESPKYRMLADDDRVDEEANKTA, encoded by the coding sequence ATGCGAGATTATGTTTATCCGAGCATCTTCTTTGCGTATTTCTTCTTCGCCTTATTGCTCATCGGCGCGATCATCTTCTTCTTGCGGTCATTCAAAGATGGCTATTGGGGACCTGACGGCGAGTCGCCCAAGTACCGGATGCTTGCTGATGATGATCGCGTGGACGAAGAGGCGAACAAAACCGCCTGA
- a CDS encoding FAD-dependent oxidoreductase: MNKKPYELDVPDGTDYWIKMIKCQDACPVHTDACGYVTAIAEGRYEDAYRLARATNPFASICGRVCGAPCEVNCRRGDIDAPITIRALKRFVTEKFGPETGDYQFYLDACDKRMLPPGRGDYEKVAVVGAGVSGLTVAHDLAQLGYRVTVFEAHTKPGGMLTVGVPVFRLPRELVEHEINAILSLGVELKCNMRLGRDFTISDLRRQGYKAIFLGVGLPKGRKLPIPGFDLPQVYDGMDFLRAFNEGTPLPLGKRVVVIGGGNVAYDVARSALRPVQQVMSEEAASDIERGERIAYDVARSALRLSGDKEVHIVCLEQRHEMPADETEILEGEEEGLILHNARGPKEILSSNGAVTGLRTIRCVSVFDAERRFNPTFDESHVEDIPADTIIFAIGQTSDLSFLSPEDGVEVERGLIKVDPETYQTSAPDVFACGDIAHGPRLFIHAIASAQIAARSMHDYLRGTRTDVVVRKRWLPADYTMLEGWERLERRHPPVVEAERRIASLDTIEAPFPEAEAQQQASRCLRCNINTVFDTDICIACNGCVDICPQNIIRLVGLHQLRMEERLMKLAAETFGITLADLETLSDQELDQLGGVMLKDETTCIRCALCASRCPTHAIKMKRFEFYRECVTVPVRNPKIKYE; the protein is encoded by the coding sequence ATGAACAAAAAGCCCTACGAGCTGGACGTGCCGGATGGCACCGATTACTGGATCAAGATGATCAAGTGCCAGGACGCCTGCCCTGTGCACACCGACGCATGCGGGTACGTGACGGCGATCGCCGAAGGACGCTATGAAGACGCATATCGGCTGGCACGGGCGACGAATCCGTTTGCTTCGATCTGTGGGCGCGTCTGTGGGGCGCCGTGCGAGGTCAACTGCCGGCGTGGCGACATTGATGCGCCGATCACGATCCGCGCGCTCAAGCGATTCGTGACCGAGAAGTTCGGCCCGGAGACCGGCGACTATCAGTTCTATCTCGACGCCTGCGACAAACGCATGTTGCCGCCGGGTCGCGGCGATTATGAAAAGGTCGCCGTGGTGGGCGCTGGAGTCTCCGGGCTCACGGTAGCTCACGATCTGGCACAACTCGGTTACCGGGTGACCGTCTTTGAAGCGCACACCAAACCGGGCGGCATGCTCACAGTGGGCGTGCCAGTGTTTCGCTTGCCGCGTGAGCTGGTCGAGCATGAGATCAATGCCATCCTCTCGCTCGGCGTGGAACTCAAGTGCAATATGCGCCTGGGTCGCGATTTCACCATCAGCGATCTGAGGCGCCAGGGATACAAAGCCATATTCCTCGGCGTCGGTCTGCCCAAAGGGCGGAAGCTGCCAATTCCCGGTTTCGACTTGCCACAGGTTTACGATGGGATGGATTTCCTACGCGCCTTCAATGAAGGCACGCCGCTGCCGCTGGGCAAACGTGTTGTTGTCATCGGCGGTGGCAACGTGGCGTATGATGTTGCCCGCTCAGCGCTTCGTCCGGTGCAACAGGTCATGAGCGAAGAGGCCGCCTCGGACATCGAGCGAGGAGAACGCATCGCGTATGATGTGGCGCGTTCAGCCCTGCGCCTCAGCGGCGACAAAGAAGTTCATATCGTCTGTCTGGAGCAACGCCACGAGATGCCCGCCGACGAGACGGAAATTCTTGAAGGCGAAGAAGAGGGCCTCATCCTGCACAACGCGCGTGGTCCGAAGGAAATCCTCAGCAGTAACGGCGCCGTCACCGGCCTGCGAACGATCCGATGCGTGTCGGTCTTCGATGCCGAGAGACGTTTCAATCCCACATTTGATGAATCTCATGTCGAAGACATCCCTGCCGACACGATTATCTTTGCGATCGGCCAAACCTCGGACCTCTCGTTTCTCTCGCCAGAAGATGGCGTCGAAGTCGAGCGTGGGTTGATTAAAGTTGATCCAGAGACTTATCAAACCAGCGCCCCCGACGTCTTCGCCTGCGGCGACATTGCGCACGGCCCGCGACTCTTTATTCACGCCATCGCGTCGGCTCAGATCGCAGCGCGCTCGATGCACGACTACTTGCGCGGCACGCGAACCGACGTGGTGGTGCGCAAACGCTGGCTGCCCGCTGATTACACCATGCTCGAAGGTTGGGAGCGGCTGGAGCGCCGCCACCCGCCAGTCGTGGAAGCTGAACGACGGATCGCCTCACTCGATACGATTGAAGCGCCGTTTCCTGAAGCCGAAGCGCAGCAACAAGCGTCACGCTGTTTGCGCTGCAACATCAACACCGTGTTTGACACCGATATTTGCATCGCCTGCAATGGCTGCGTGGACATCTGTCCTCAGAATATCATCCGGCTCGTGGGCCTTCATCAATTGCGCATGGAGGAACGCTTGATGAAGCTCGCCGCGGAAACGTTCGGCATCACGCTCGCCGATTTGGAGACGTTGAGCGATCAGGAACTGGATCAACTCGGCGGCGTGATGTTGAAAGACGAGACGACGTGCATTCGCTGTGCGCTGTGCGCATCGCGCTGTCCGACCCACGCGATCAAAATGAAACGATTTGAGTTCTACCGGGAGTGCGTGACGGTTCCGGTCAGGAATCCGAAGATCAAATATGAATAG
- a CDS encoding sulfite exporter TauE/SafE family protein, whose product MTLLEFYLIFSFGLLSSLHCVQMCGPIVLSYSLPLGSHATGNSRRRRANVLVAHLSYNLGRIVTYMTLGAVGGLTGGTIGLIGQLAGIENVVAIIVGGLMVLTGLVMLDLMPLTAIQRFDPLRFTMRLFRPLNCQIASPTVASKFRLGLMLGFLPCGLVYAALLKAIASATPLGGALTMFAFGLGTVGALLAVGLCSSAFSLKLGRWGTRLAAVSVTLLGAFLIWRGVMAAPLLGHGDAPCCHH is encoded by the coding sequence ATGACGCTCTTGGAATTTTATCTCATCTTCAGCTTTGGGCTCCTGAGCAGCCTTCACTGCGTGCAGATGTGCGGGCCGATCGTCCTCTCCTACAGCTTGCCGCTTGGCTCACACGCAACCGGCAATTCACGCCGACGGCGCGCTAACGTGCTCGTTGCCCACCTTTCATACAATCTCGGACGCATTGTGACTTACATGACGCTTGGCGCCGTGGGCGGATTGACCGGCGGAACAATCGGGTTAATCGGACAACTGGCCGGCATCGAGAATGTGGTGGCGATCATCGTTGGAGGACTCATGGTGCTAACCGGTCTGGTGATGCTCGATCTGATGCCGCTTACGGCCATTCAGCGATTTGATCCGCTTCGCTTCACCATGCGCCTGTTCCGACCGCTGAATTGTCAAATCGCCTCGCCAACTGTAGCCAGCAAGTTTCGTCTGGGATTGATGCTTGGTTTTCTTCCATGTGGACTGGTGTATGCGGCGCTGCTCAAAGCTATCGCCTCGGCGACGCCACTTGGCGGGGCGCTGACCATGTTCGCATTCGGCTTGGGCACGGTCGGCGCGTTGCTGGCCGTTGGATTGTGCTCCTCCGCGTTCAGTCTGAAATTGGGACGCTGGGGAACACGACTGGCAGCGGTGAGCGTGACGTTGCTCGGCGCTTTTTTGATTTGGCGCGGCGTGATGGCCGCACCACTGCTCGGCCATGGCGACGCTCCGTGCTGCCATCACTGA
- a CDS encoding 4Fe-4S binding protein, translating into MKNDSTSVITKPVKPRPTCPPAAKTSGQPSAQTLPKGISYHRLRKAVHLICVIIFIALPFFDVMRFDIPRQRFYFAGYELWINEFGIIFFALMFLLFLIAAVSIFYGRFYCGYLCPQLIFSEASIAIEERIRRFINKRFIDLKARQRQRISRALFYLALGVVSVFLAFVFISYFVEPRDLFWRLMSLDIKTAGGIAGATTTLITFLDFTLVRQRFCTSVCPYGYLQGMLSDDNTLIVHYRDENRECIECKKCVRVCEMGIDIRTSPYQIECIHCGECIDACAEVLGKLGKQGLIHYAWGEHGELLQEKKPVWYRRLGLRDAKRVVILLVVLFYGAGLFVALSMRRDVLVRVTPVRTTLYRIGPDGQIQNQFRLTVANRGHHDAMLTLSLVNLPGARLMSTQNPLLVKPGEQSEQEFEIAVPPSMLPPGVNHFQIVAHVAPENVSDAFDLTFITPTGRSLP; encoded by the coding sequence GTGAAGAATGACTCAACGTCGGTCATAACGAAACCGGTCAAACCACGACCAACATGCCCGCCGGCGGCCAAAACCTCAGGGCAGCCATCGGCCCAGACCCTCCCTAAGGGCATCTCGTATCACCGCCTACGCAAGGCGGTTCATCTGATCTGCGTCATCATCTTCATCGCGCTGCCATTCTTTGACGTAATGCGGTTTGACATTCCGCGCCAACGATTTTATTTCGCTGGCTACGAGCTGTGGATCAATGAATTCGGCATCATCTTTTTCGCGCTGATGTTCCTGCTGTTCCTCATCGCGGCAGTTTCGATCTTTTATGGGCGATTTTACTGCGGCTATCTCTGTCCGCAGTTGATCTTCAGCGAAGCATCCATTGCGATTGAGGAGCGCATCCGGCGTTTCATCAACAAACGCTTCATTGACCTGAAGGCCCGACAACGCCAACGGATCAGTCGCGCGCTTTTCTATCTGGCGCTCGGCGTGGTGTCGGTGTTTCTGGCCTTCGTGTTCATCTCATACTTCGTTGAGCCACGCGATCTGTTTTGGCGACTCATGTCACTGGACATCAAGACGGCAGGCGGCATCGCAGGCGCCACGACGACGCTGATCACCTTTCTGGACTTCACATTGGTTCGACAACGATTCTGCACGAGCGTGTGCCCATACGGGTATCTGCAAGGCATGCTCTCGGATGACAATACGCTGATCGTGCATTACCGCGATGAAAACCGTGAGTGCATCGAATGCAAGAAGTGCGTGCGCGTGTGCGAAATGGGGATTGACATTCGCACGTCGCCCTACCAGATCGAGTGCATTCACTGCGGCGAGTGCATTGACGCCTGCGCCGAGGTGCTTGGCAAGCTCGGTAAACAAGGACTGATTCACTATGCATGGGGCGAGCATGGCGAGTTGTTGCAAGAAAAGAAACCGGTTTGGTATCGCCGGCTGGGCCTGCGAGACGCCAAGCGAGTGGTCATCTTGCTAGTGGTGCTGTTTTATGGCGCTGGGTTGTTCGTGGCGCTCTCCATGCGACGGGATGTGTTGGTGCGCGTCACGCCCGTGCGAACGACCCTTTACCGAATTGGACCGGACGGACAAATCCAGAATCAGTTTCGGTTGACGGTCGCCAATCGCGGTCATCACGACGCAATGCTCACACTCTCATTGGTGAATTTGCCGGGCGCTCGCTTGATGTCCACGCAGAATCCGTTGCTGGTGAAACCGGGCGAGCAGAGCGAGCAAGAATTTGAAATCGCTGTTCCGCCATCTATGCTGCCGCCTGGCGTGAATCACTTTCAGATCGTCGCGCACGTGGCGCCGGAAAATGTCAGCGACGCTTTTGACTTGACGTTCATCACGCCGACAGGGAGGTCATTGCCGTGA